In Gallus gallus isolate bGalGal1 chromosome 8, bGalGal1.mat.broiler.GRCg7b, whole genome shotgun sequence, one DNA window encodes the following:
- the LOC112529965 gene encoding NADH-cytochrome b5 reductase-like isoform X3: MGELRGEERRSINAAASGNSELSPDAFTAFSLSWVRQLTEDTYQCRFELPGNGSLRLGLGQHLVLRGVVNGLEVQRAYTPISPGNAEGYFEVLIKCYEAGLMSQYIKTWKEGDTAFWRGPFGGFPYRPNKHGELLMLASGTGLAPMLPILQSITDDEEDETFVTLVGCFCTFEKIYLKPLLQDLARYWNIRIFYVLSQETSKENLPWSYQENTYIGRLNEDLIRTVINSCRRKPFVLICGSSAFTEDMNRYLKAAGIEEDSCFVF, from the exons ATGGGAGAGCTCCGCGGGGAGGAGAGAAGGTCGATAAATGCCGCGGCG AGCGGTAATTCAGAGCTCAGTCCAGATGCGTTTACTGCATTCAGCCTAAGCTGGGTGCGGCAGCTAACAGAGGACACCTACCAGTGCAGGTTTGAATTACCGGGAAATGGCAGCCTGCGATTGGGTTTGGGACAACACCTCGTGTTAAG aggagTGGTGAATGGTTTGGAGGTCCAGCGAGCCTACACTCCCATTAGCCCAGGGAATGCAGAAGGTTACTTTGAAGTTCTAATAAAA TGCTACGAAGCTGGGCTCATGTCACAATACATAAAGACTTGGAAAGAAGGAGACACGGCCTTTTGGCGTGGGCCCTTTGGAGGGTTCCCATATCGACCTAATAAG CACGGAGAACTCCTCATGCTGGCTTCTGGCACTGGTCTTGCACCAATGCTTCCCATTCTCCAGTCCATAACGGATGATGAAGAGGATGAAACCTTTGTAACTCTTGTTGGCTGCTTTTgtacatttgaaaaaatatatttgaaaccTCTTCTCCAGGATCTGGCTCGATACTGGAACATCAGGATATTTTATGTCCTAAGCCAG gAAACTTCCAAGGAAAATCTTCCTTGGAGCTATCAGGAAAACACCTACATTGGTCGCCTCAATGAAGACTTGATAAGGACAGTAATAAATTCCTGCCGAAGAAAGCCATTTGTATTAATCTGTGGCTCTTCTGCGTTCACTGAAGATATGAACAGATatctgaaagctgcaggaatTGAAGAAGATTCCTGTTTTGTCTTTTAG
- the LOC112529965 gene encoding NADH-cytochrome b5 reductase-like isoform X4 produces the protein MGELRGEERRSINAAAVRRASGNSELSPDAFTAFSLSWVRQLTEDTYQCRFELPGNGSLRLGLGQHLVLRGVVNGLEVQRAYTPISPGNAEGYFEVLIKCYEAGLMSQYIKTWKEGDTAFWRGPFGGFPYRPNKHGELLMLASGTGLAPMLPILQSITDDEEDETFVTLVGCFCTFEKIYLKPLLQDLARYWNIRIFYVLSQETSKENLPWSYQENTYIGRLNEDLIRTVINSCRRKPFVLICGSSAFTEDMNRYLKAAGIEEDSCFVF, from the exons ATGGGAGAGCTCCGCGGGGAGGAGAGAAGGTCGATAAATGCCGCGGCGGTGCGGCGCGCG AGCGGTAATTCAGAGCTCAGTCCAGATGCGTTTACTGCATTCAGCCTAAGCTGGGTGCGGCAGCTAACAGAGGACACCTACCAGTGCAGGTTTGAATTACCGGGAAATGGCAGCCTGCGATTGGGTTTGGGACAACACCTCGTGTTAAG aggagTGGTGAATGGTTTGGAGGTCCAGCGAGCCTACACTCCCATTAGCCCAGGGAATGCAGAAGGTTACTTTGAAGTTCTAATAAAA TGCTACGAAGCTGGGCTCATGTCACAATACATAAAGACTTGGAAAGAAGGAGACACGGCCTTTTGGCGTGGGCCCTTTGGAGGGTTCCCATATCGACCTAATAAG CACGGAGAACTCCTCATGCTGGCTTCTGGCACTGGTCTTGCACCAATGCTTCCCATTCTCCAGTCCATAACGGATGATGAAGAGGATGAAACCTTTGTAACTCTTGTTGGCTGCTTTTgtacatttgaaaaaatatatttgaaaccTCTTCTCCAGGATCTGGCTCGATACTGGAACATCAGGATATTTTATGTCCTAAGCCAG gAAACTTCCAAGGAAAATCTTCCTTGGAGCTATCAGGAAAACACCTACATTGGTCGCCTCAATGAAGACTTGATAAGGACAGTAATAAATTCCTGCCGAAGAAAGCCATTTGTATTAATCTGTGGCTCTTCTGCGTTCACTGAAGATATGAACAGATatctgaaagctgcaggaatTGAAGAAGATTCCTGTTTTGTCTTTTAG
- the LOC112529965 gene encoding NADH-cytochrome b5 reductase-like isoform X2 encodes MSGSEEEWRALKPREPSPSQCCGGGCQPCVYDVYEQQLARWERARAARDKGLLVEGRGESGNSELSPDAFTAFSLSWVRQLTEDTYQCRFELPGNGSLRLGLGQHLVLRAFHPKGSYSYSPAVTKECYEAGLMSQYIKTWKEGDTAFWRGPFGGFPYRPNKHGELLMLASGTGLAPMLPILQSITDDEEDETFVTLVGCFCTFEKIYLKPLLQDLARYWNIRIFYVLSQETSKENLPWSYQENTYIGRLNEDLIRTVINSCRRKPFVLICGSSAFTEDMNRYLKAAGIEEDSCFVF; translated from the exons ATGAGCGGGAGCGAGGAGGAGTGGCGGGCTCTCAAGCCCCGGGAGCCCTCTCCATCGCAGTGCTGCGGCGGCGGCTGCCAGCCGTGCGTGTACGACGTGTATGAGCAGCAGCTCGCGCGATGGGAGCGGGCCAGAGCGGCGCGAGACAAAGGCCTCCTCGTGGAGGGGCGCGGGGAG AGCGGTAATTCAGAGCTCAGTCCAGATGCGTTTACTGCATTCAGCCTAAGCTGGGTGCGGCAGCTAACAGAGGACACCTACCAGTGCAGGTTTGAATTACCGGGAAATGGCAGCCTGCGATTGGGTTTGGGACAACACCTCGTGTTAAG AGCCTTTCATCCCAAAGGGAGCTATAGTTACTCTCCGGCAGTGACAAAGGAG TGCTACGAAGCTGGGCTCATGTCACAATACATAAAGACTTGGAAAGAAGGAGACACGGCCTTTTGGCGTGGGCCCTTTGGAGGGTTCCCATATCGACCTAATAAG CACGGAGAACTCCTCATGCTGGCTTCTGGCACTGGTCTTGCACCAATGCTTCCCATTCTCCAGTCCATAACGGATGATGAAGAGGATGAAACCTTTGTAACTCTTGTTGGCTGCTTTTgtacatttgaaaaaatatatttgaaaccTCTTCTCCAGGATCTGGCTCGATACTGGAACATCAGGATATTTTATGTCCTAAGCCAG gAAACTTCCAAGGAAAATCTTCCTTGGAGCTATCAGGAAAACACCTACATTGGTCGCCTCAATGAAGACTTGATAAGGACAGTAATAAATTCCTGCCGAAGAAAGCCATTTGTATTAATCTGTGGCTCTTCTGCGTTCACTGAAGATATGAACAGATatctgaaagctgcaggaatTGAAGAAGATTCCTGTTTTGTCTTTTAG
- the LOC112529965 gene encoding NADH-cytochrome b5 reductase-like isoform X1, which produces MSGSEEEWRALKPREPSPSQCCGGGCQPCVYDVYEQQLARWERARAARDKGLLVEGRGESGNSELSPDAFTAFSLSWVRQLTEDTYQCRFELPGNGSLRLGLGQHLVLRGVVNGLEVQRAYTPISPGNAEGYFEVLIKCYEAGLMSQYIKTWKEGDTAFWRGPFGGFPYRPNKHGELLMLASGTGLAPMLPILQSITDDEEDETFVTLVGCFCTFEKIYLKPLLQDLARYWNIRIFYVLSQETSKENLPWSYQENTYIGRLNEDLIRTVINSCRRKPFVLICGSSAFTEDMNRYLKAAGIEEDSCFVF; this is translated from the exons ATGAGCGGGAGCGAGGAGGAGTGGCGGGCTCTCAAGCCCCGGGAGCCCTCTCCATCGCAGTGCTGCGGCGGCGGCTGCCAGCCGTGCGTGTACGACGTGTATGAGCAGCAGCTCGCGCGATGGGAGCGGGCCAGAGCGGCGCGAGACAAAGGCCTCCTCGTGGAGGGGCGCGGGGAG AGCGGTAATTCAGAGCTCAGTCCAGATGCGTTTACTGCATTCAGCCTAAGCTGGGTGCGGCAGCTAACAGAGGACACCTACCAGTGCAGGTTTGAATTACCGGGAAATGGCAGCCTGCGATTGGGTTTGGGACAACACCTCGTGTTAAG aggagTGGTGAATGGTTTGGAGGTCCAGCGAGCCTACACTCCCATTAGCCCAGGGAATGCAGAAGGTTACTTTGAAGTTCTAATAAAA TGCTACGAAGCTGGGCTCATGTCACAATACATAAAGACTTGGAAAGAAGGAGACACGGCCTTTTGGCGTGGGCCCTTTGGAGGGTTCCCATATCGACCTAATAAG CACGGAGAACTCCTCATGCTGGCTTCTGGCACTGGTCTTGCACCAATGCTTCCCATTCTCCAGTCCATAACGGATGATGAAGAGGATGAAACCTTTGTAACTCTTGTTGGCTGCTTTTgtacatttgaaaaaatatatttgaaaccTCTTCTCCAGGATCTGGCTCGATACTGGAACATCAGGATATTTTATGTCCTAAGCCAG gAAACTTCCAAGGAAAATCTTCCTTGGAGCTATCAGGAAAACACCTACATTGGTCGCCTCAATGAAGACTTGATAAGGACAGTAATAAATTCCTGCCGAAGAAAGCCATTTGTATTAATCTGTGGCTCTTCTGCGTTCACTGAAGATATGAACAGATatctgaaagctgcaggaatTGAAGAAGATTCCTGTTTTGTCTTTTAG